Proteins from a genomic interval of Kitasatospora kifunensis:
- a CDS encoding GntR family transcriptional regulator, translating to MATSGDKQPKYQRTAALKTAIESVRRRSIQRLAESQWGSGRSIWSADIENRTLEVDQVDVSEQGAPELIAGVLGLEPGEPVCVRHRRFVLDGKPVLLSTSYLPAALVAGTLITQPDSGPGGSYARLAEIGAKPVHFREEIRSRMPAKDEGARLELSAGTPVILVCRTAYTADARAVEVNEMVLDAASYVLEYDFDA from the coding sequence ATGGCCACCAGCGGCGATAAGCAGCCCAAGTACCAGCGGACTGCCGCGCTCAAGACAGCCATCGAGTCGGTGCGGCGGCGGAGCATCCAGCGGCTGGCCGAGAGTCAGTGGGGGTCGGGCCGGTCGATCTGGTCGGCGGATATCGAGAACCGCACTCTGGAAGTCGACCAGGTCGACGTCTCCGAACAGGGCGCGCCGGAGCTGATCGCTGGGGTGCTGGGGCTGGAGCCGGGCGAGCCCGTCTGTGTGCGGCATCGGCGCTTCGTTCTCGACGGCAAGCCGGTGCTGCTCTCCACCTCGTACCTGCCGGCGGCGCTGGTCGCGGGCACGCTGATCACTCAGCCGGACTCCGGGCCGGGCGGCAGCTACGCCCGCCTCGCCGAGATCGGCGCGAAGCCGGTGCACTTCCGCGAGGAGATCCGCTCGCGGATGCCCGCGAAGGACGAGGGCGCCCGCCTGGAGCTGAGCGCGGGCACGCCCGTGATCCTCGTCTGCCGCACCGCCTACACGGCAGACGCGCGAGCCGTCGAGGTCAACGAGATGGTGCTGGATGCTGCGTCCTACGTACTGGAGTACGACTTCGACGCCTGA
- the argS gene encoding arginine--tRNA ligase — protein sequence MTPAELSHAVQVAVRAAVEAGELSVEVPETVTVERPKNRDHGDYATNVALQLAKAAGRPPRAVAELVAARLRELPGVAKVDIAGPGFLNITLDAATQGELARAIVEAGTEYGRNEALKGLKINLEFVSANPTGPIHIGGVRWAAVGDSLARVLRATGAEVSTEYYLNDAGVQISKFAASLQAAANGREVPADGYVGEYIVDIAKAITDGVPGILELPEDEQLQAFRTHGLQLMIAEIKRSMEEFGTHFDTWFSEKSLHDSGAVEKAMERLREQGHVFDQDGAIWLRTTDFGDDKDRVLIKADGETTYFAADAAYYLSKRDRGSEVSVYMLGADHHGYVNRLKAIAACAGDDMNRNIEVKIGQFVKMLRDGEEVRMSKRAGNIITIDDVVDWIGVDAARYTLSRSSTDSTITLDINILTSQSNENPVYYVQYAHTRMCGVARKAAQLGVDKGTAAAFKPELLATEWESDMLGALGEFPRIVAKAGQHREPHHVARYLEDLAGKYHRLYENCQFLPKGDEELTDTHRARLWLVEATRTVLANGLDLLGVSAPERM from the coding sequence GTGACACCCGCAGAGCTCTCCCACGCAGTCCAGGTCGCCGTGCGCGCCGCCGTCGAGGCGGGCGAACTGTCCGTCGAGGTCCCCGAGACGGTGACGGTCGAGCGACCCAAGAACCGCGACCACGGCGACTACGCCACCAATGTGGCGCTCCAGCTCGCCAAGGCGGCCGGCCGGCCGCCGCGCGCGGTGGCGGAGCTGGTGGCCGCGCGCCTGCGGGAGCTGCCCGGTGTCGCCAAGGTCGACATCGCGGGCCCCGGCTTCCTGAACATCACGCTGGACGCCGCCACCCAGGGCGAGCTGGCCCGCGCCATCGTCGAGGCGGGCACCGAGTACGGCCGCAACGAGGCGCTCAAGGGCCTGAAGATCAACCTGGAGTTCGTCTCCGCCAACCCGACCGGGCCGATCCACATCGGCGGCGTGCGCTGGGCGGCCGTCGGCGACTCGCTGGCCCGGGTGCTGCGCGCCACCGGTGCGGAGGTCAGCACCGAGTACTACCTCAACGACGCCGGCGTGCAGATCTCCAAGTTCGCCGCCTCGCTGCAGGCCGCCGCCAACGGCCGTGAGGTCCCGGCCGACGGCTACGTCGGCGAGTACATCGTCGACATCGCCAAGGCGATCACCGACGGCGTGCCGGGCATCCTCGAACTGCCCGAGGACGAGCAGCTGCAGGCCTTCCGCACCCACGGGCTGCAGCTGATGATCGCCGAGATCAAGCGCTCGATGGAGGAGTTCGGCACCCACTTCGACACCTGGTTCTCGGAGAAGTCGCTGCACGACTCCGGCGCCGTCGAGAAGGCGATGGAGCGGCTGCGCGAGCAGGGCCACGTCTTCGACCAGGACGGTGCGATCTGGCTGCGCACCACCGACTTCGGTGACGACAAGGACCGGGTGCTGATCAAGGCCGACGGCGAGACGACGTACTTCGCCGCCGACGCCGCCTACTACCTCTCGAAGCGTGATCGCGGTTCCGAGGTGAGCGTCTACATGCTGGGCGCCGACCACCACGGATACGTCAACCGCCTGAAGGCGATCGCGGCCTGTGCGGGCGACGACATGAACCGCAACATCGAGGTCAAGATCGGTCAGTTCGTCAAGATGCTGCGTGATGGTGAGGAGGTCCGCATGTCCAAGCGGGCCGGCAACATCATCACCATCGACGACGTGGTCGACTGGATCGGCGTGGACGCCGCGCGCTACACCCTGTCGCGCTCCTCCACCGACTCGACCATCACGCTGGACATCAACATCCTGACCAGCCAGTCGAACGAGAACCCGGTCTACTACGTCCAGTACGCGCACACCCGGATGTGCGGCGTGGCGCGCAAGGCCGCCCAGCTGGGCGTCGACAAGGGCACGGCCGCCGCGTTCAAGCCCGAGCTGCTGGCCACCGAGTGGGAGTCCGACATGCTCGGCGCGCTCGGTGAGTTCCCGCGGATCGTCGCCAAGGCCGGCCAGCACCGCGAGCCGCACCACGTGGCCCGCTACCTGGAGGACCTGGCGGGCAAGTACCACCGCCTGTACGAGAACTGCCAGTTCCTGCCCAAGGGCGACGAGGAGCTGACCGACACCCACCGGGCCCGGCTCTGGC
- a CDS encoding response regulator, with the protein MSGRVLVVDDSEVIRQLIRVNLELEGFEVVTAADGAECLEVVRRVRPDVVTLDVMMPRLDGLRTAARLRAEEQTARLPIAIVSACTPADLDRGESVGVDGYLGKPFDPADLVALVRRLMGIKEAGRDGGMTFGSGEVRS; encoded by the coding sequence GTGTCCGGGCGGGTCCTCGTGGTGGACGACAGCGAGGTGATCCGTCAGCTGATCAGGGTCAACTTGGAGCTGGAGGGCTTCGAGGTGGTGACCGCGGCCGACGGTGCCGAGTGCCTGGAGGTGGTCCGGCGGGTGCGCCCCGACGTGGTGACGTTGGACGTGATGATGCCCCGGCTGGACGGGCTGCGGACGGCGGCGCGGCTGCGGGCCGAGGAGCAGACGGCGCGGTTGCCGATCGCGATCGTCAGTGCCTGCACGCCGGCGGATCTCGATCGCGGGGAGTCGGTCGGGGTGGACGGGTATCTGGGCAAGCCGTTCGATCCGGCGGACCTGGTCGCGCTGGTGCGGCGGTTGATGGGGATAAAGGAGGCCGGCCGCGATGGCGGGATGACCTTCGGAAGCGGGGAAGTTCGCTCATAG
- a CDS encoding trypsin-like serine peptidase — translation MTTGTAPVTPESNRVGALFSGSATAGNHFCSASVVHSSTRNLLVTAAHCVSSASGVTFVPGYRNGQTPYGVWQVTQVYETNGWTQNGDTDQDFAFLQVAPNSSGQRIEDVVGGNTLGLNESFGANVRLYGYPNTSEVPLLCADSTGQQSTYQRSIYCPSYTGGTSGGPWINTADGNVIGVIGGYQQGGNTPDISYSAYFDQTIGNLYNLAVSSST, via the coding sequence GTGACCACCGGCACCGCCCCGGTGACCCCCGAGTCCAACCGGGTCGGCGCCCTGTTCAGCGGCTCCGCGACCGCCGGCAACCACTTCTGCTCGGCCAGCGTGGTGCACAGCTCCACCCGCAACCTGCTGGTCACCGCCGCCCACTGCGTGAGCAGCGCCTCCGGCGTGACCTTCGTCCCGGGCTACCGCAACGGCCAGACCCCGTACGGCGTCTGGCAGGTCACCCAGGTCTACGAGACCAACGGCTGGACCCAGAACGGCGACACCGACCAGGACTTCGCCTTCCTCCAGGTCGCCCCCAACAGCAGCGGCCAGCGGATCGAGGACGTGGTCGGCGGCAACACGCTCGGCCTCAACGAGTCCTTCGGCGCCAACGTCCGCCTCTACGGCTACCCCAACACCAGCGAGGTGCCCCTGCTCTGCGCCGACTCCACCGGCCAGCAGAGCACCTACCAGCGCAGCATCTACTGCCCCTCCTACACCGGCGGCACCAGCGGCGGCCCCTGGATCAACACCGCCGACGGCAACGTCATCGGCGTCATCGGCGGCTACCAGCAGGGCGGCAACACCCCGGACATCTCGTACAGCGCCTACTTCGACCAGACCATCGGCAACCTGTACAACCTGGCCGTCTCCAGCTCCACCTGA
- a CDS encoding helix-turn-helix domain-containing protein: MSTPEERRAFGKRVAGLRKQRGVTQDELAASIGRTASWLSQVERGVQPVNRLDVLRLLAEGLGVSVQALRSDAPLDTTGTEDGEPNDLDQARLLLSGHPVPSLLLGGHPTGVPTDLPELRLSVEHIWELTHESRFADLSTALASLVPRIERAVRTAPSEEQPELWLLLSRSYQALSAAFVRQDEADAAWVAADRAIWTAEQSGEPLQVLASVFRLAQAFVRLRRLDQAEHTATTAVAALNDSVQQSGPEALSLLGSLHLALATVHGRAGDRAAALDALDQARRVAQRIGTDRNDFGTEFGPTNVEIQAVSLAVELGDAGEAIETGRRIDPTHLSVERRARLLMDIGRAYAQRRQGGEALAHLLQAEAIAPELIRTHAAARAAIRELVLVAGQAAPPELIALAERADARP; the protein is encoded by the coding sequence GTGAGCACTCCCGAGGAGCGTCGTGCCTTCGGCAAGCGGGTAGCCGGACTGCGCAAGCAACGCGGCGTGACACAGGATGAGTTGGCCGCATCGATCGGGCGGACGGCGAGTTGGCTGTCCCAGGTAGAACGCGGGGTCCAGCCCGTGAACCGCCTTGACGTGCTGCGGCTGCTGGCCGAAGGACTTGGCGTCTCCGTGCAGGCCCTTCGCTCTGACGCGCCGTTGGACACGACGGGCACGGAAGACGGCGAACCGAACGACCTGGATCAGGCTCGGCTCCTGCTCTCAGGGCATCCTGTGCCCTCGCTGCTCCTCGGAGGACATCCGACGGGCGTCCCCACCGACCTGCCCGAACTGCGTCTCAGCGTCGAACACATCTGGGAACTGACCCATGAGAGCCGCTTCGCCGATCTCAGCACGGCTCTCGCCTCGCTGGTCCCCCGCATCGAACGGGCGGTCCGCACAGCTCCAAGCGAGGAGCAGCCCGAACTCTGGCTGCTGCTGAGCCGGAGCTACCAGGCTCTGTCCGCCGCCTTCGTCCGCCAGGACGAGGCCGACGCCGCGTGGGTGGCGGCCGACCGGGCGATCTGGACGGCAGAGCAGTCCGGCGAGCCGTTGCAGGTCCTTGCGAGTGTCTTCCGGCTGGCCCAGGCCTTCGTCCGGCTCAGACGGCTTGATCAGGCCGAGCACACGGCCACCACAGCGGTGGCTGCCCTGAACGACTCCGTCCAGCAGAGCGGCCCCGAGGCCCTCTCACTGTTGGGCTCACTGCACCTTGCTCTTGCTACCGTGCACGGCCGCGCCGGTGACCGCGCCGCAGCACTCGATGCGCTGGACCAGGCTCGGCGGGTAGCCCAGCGCATCGGCACGGACCGGAACGACTTCGGCACGGAGTTCGGCCCGACCAACGTGGAGATCCAGGCCGTCTCCCTCGCGGTCGAGCTCGGCGATGCCGGCGAAGCCATCGAGACAGGGCGTCGAATCGACCCCACCCACCTGTCCGTCGAACGGCGGGCCCGCCTGTTGATGGACATCGGCCGGGCCTACGCGCAGCGCCGTCAGGGCGGTGAGGCGCTCGCCCACCTGCTCCAGGCCGAGGCGATCGCCCCCGAGCTCATCCGTACGCATGCCGCCGCCCGAGCCGCGATTCGGGAACTCGTGCTGGTTGCCGGTCAGGCCGCTCCGCCGGAGCTGATCGCACTGGCGGAGCGCGCGGACGCCCGGCCGTGA
- a CDS encoding putative quinol monooxygenase, translated as MSNGFGLVVRFELRDQEATAGFDDLVARTLPGIKEHEAGTLAYVVHSVPGEPNVRVFYELYADRAAFDAHERQPHTVHFLAEREQYLSTVQVIFLQAETGKGPVTA; from the coding sequence ATGAGCAACGGTTTTGGCCTGGTCGTCCGCTTCGAGCTGCGCGACCAGGAGGCAACGGCCGGGTTCGACGACCTGGTGGCCCGCACGCTCCCCGGCATCAAGGAGCACGAGGCAGGCACGCTCGCCTACGTCGTCCACTCCGTCCCGGGCGAGCCCAACGTCCGCGTCTTCTACGAGCTGTACGCCGACCGGGCGGCCTTCGACGCGCATGAGCGGCAGCCGCACACGGTGCACTTCCTCGCCGAGCGGGAGCAATACCTGAGCACGGTGCAGGTCATCTTCCTCCAGGCCGAGACGGGTAAGGGCCCGGTGACCGCGTGA